A portion of the Bactrocera neohumeralis isolate Rockhampton chromosome 2, APGP_CSIRO_Bneo_wtdbg2-racon-allhic-juicebox.fasta_v2, whole genome shotgun sequence genome contains these proteins:
- the LOC126754928 gene encoding uncharacterized protein LOC126754928, with protein sequence MADNNSNRQNNSYSRISSSRLGRVTAAHAQPDLRSRRISLLAIISKWLLQCSLMVIVITCVTTNLGAAAQGQIAVDDDFARLLGRCKTGSAEFDGCMKEVFNDLRAYFPTGVPAYNIKPFDPHRSPFVELRRGDQNSFGGFKLILRNISEYGWSQSEVTKYRTDYANKRIIYAQYFPEKSLDGWYEFSGKILGTPIKRSGFWNMTLYDYSQTTSVRRLGAPGALLKVHVEIDRIGGLKMHVANALAEGRERLDNFADGVINSMWPIGFPVIKPLINELVSTAFTDIFNESFRKFPTSKFLN encoded by the exons atggccgacaacaacagcaatagacAAAACAACAGTTATAGCCGCATTAGCAGCAGTCGTCTGGGCAGAGTGActgctgcgcatgcgcaaccCGACTTGCGCAGCAGACGCATTTCTCTACTTGCGATCATATCAAAGTGGCTGCTGCAATGCAGCTTGATGGTGATAGTAATCACTTGCGTGACCACAAATCTCGGCGCAGCGGCACAAGGTCAAATCGCAGTTGATGATGACTTTGCACGTCTTCTGGGCAGGTGTAAAACAGGCAGCGCCGAATTCGATGGCTGTATGAAGGAGGTATTCAACGATTTACGAGCGTATTTTCCAACTG GTGTTCCTGCTTATAACATTAAACCTTTCGATCCACATCGTTCTCCCTTCGTGGAGTTGCGTCGTGGCGATCAAAACAGCTTCGGTGgcttcaaattaatattgcGCAATATTTCTGAATATGGTTGGTCGCAATCGGAGGTAACCAAATATCGCACGGACTACGCCAATAAACGCATCATCTATGCGCAGTATTTCCCGGAAAAGAGTTTGGACGGCTGGTATGAGTTTTCGGGTAAAATACTGGGTACACCTATCAAACGAAGTGGCTTCTGGAATATGACACTGTACGATTACAGCCAAACGACGAGCGTGCGTAGATTGGGCGCACCCGGTGCACTACTGAAGGTGCATGTGGAGATCGATCGTATTGGCGGCTTGAAAATGCATGTCGCTAACGCATTGGCAGAGGGACGCGAACGTCTGGATAACTTTGCTGATGGTGTTATAAATAGTATGTGGCCCATTGGCTTTCCCGTTATTAAGCCGCTCATTAATGAGCTGGTGAGCACTGCTTTTACAGACATATTCAATGAATCGTTTCGAAAATTTCCGAcaagcaaatttttaaattga
- the LOC126754606 gene encoding DNA polymerase alpha catalytic subunit — MADSPSEPRAKRQRVDKAGRFAALERLKQLKGNKHKYEVEEEVDDVYEVVDEREYAKRAREKYGNDWIEEDGTGYAEDGRDFFEDEDDYSEDEVADKKDKSKKNSRKRLRDTEKPVKGKGSIRNLFSNAVPKKTQMTSLAEDNILADILGELHDKPKSSTSKAAQGISETEPAPKKHIAPARILSKSTRKSDATLANDYMNNFINNIKMAETVKSADKTSDDELLDSILKPKPTVPNKKILEKSKEVFEKTDIAKQVKGLAPVKETVAVPAEKVVTNLSEKPVEKSNVAIDTPLGGNDFPDDDIDFSSLQDSNAQFEKVTVDANDVSEVSPKKIIQSKVAPVKDADDLQNLLSNWEQICQMDNFEEETTNGENDSAMNATCKEDTIKFWYWEAWEDPNKCPGEVFLFGRSSENKSICVRVGKIDRVLYLLPRKYLLDPITKEPTDKLVQLSDLYKEFDEEISVELKLDGFRSRKVTKNFGNHSIGIDVPQVCDYMEIHYDGKKPPPNLKKKYNSIAHIFGANTTALERFLLDRKIKGPCWLTLKQFSTNPAPISWCNSDVTVNDPKSIVLTEELKPAPPPPLTLLTLNVRTALNPKSLKNEICMISMLVHNRFHIDRRAPQPAFNRSMCGITRPVMAAWPFDLKAKLAKFKAINVVKHDNERALLMWFLAMYQQVDADLIVTFDAIDCQLDVITDRISALKVPQWSRLGRVRLSAHGSGRKWLDFFAGRMVCDVKRTASEEKIKARSYDLQTLCQAVLEIKENERMDVNDEDLLQLFETGDGVLKLITLTMQDASYILRMMYKLDLLPLALQITNICGNTMTRTLQHGRSERIEFLLLHAFTEKNYIVPDKKKREWSENNTTIIDGEGNETSAPAASSGRKKAAYSGGMVLDPIAGLYDKYILLMDFNSLYPSIIQEYNICFTTVQQPYNSDDLPQLPDSNVELGILPQQLRRLVQSRREVKKLMAKPDVAPELLKQYDIRQWALKITANAMYGCLGAGHSRFAAQHLAALVTHKGREILMNTKSLVQKMSYEVVYGDTDSIMVNTNILDYDQVFTIGNGIKQSVNKMYRQVELGIDGVFSCLLLLKKKKYAAMIVEKDTKTGALKKVQEQKGLDIVRRDWSQLAIMVGRIVLDEILSEKQLDEKLDAVHSHLEKIRDQVETDAVPLPMYIITKQLSKAPTEFNNAISQPHVQVALRMNSTRNRRYKKGDMVDYVICQDGTNNPATQRGYHLDEVKSSETLKLDKQYYLAHQIHPVVTRMVDVLEGTDASRVAESLGLDPSKFRAAAQRAHQERVEDTTGESLVKTTLQKYRECDKFKFVCIACKSENIVATAFRPNATNSHDAVLQKCVNTDCSTAPYQYIVAIRNRLLLSIRSYIKRFYQNWLVCDDPSCNQNTRFYTHVTAGNRPICPFCKAGSLVRQYSERNLYQQLSYFQYMFDLSKYQHKHVPLTPETEAAYQMLFDTVNQQLEKSAFCTISLGKLFSYFKPLEQSDEISHKKIEIPQLETQVATSLE, encoded by the exons ATGGCTGACTCTCCAA GTGAACCTAGAGCAAAACGACAACGCGTGGACAAAGCAGGTCGATTCGCTGCATTGGAACGGTTGAAACAATTGAAAGGCAATAAGCACAAATACGAAGTTGAAGAGGAAGTGGATGATGTATATGAAGTCGTTGATGAGCGTGAGTATGCCAAACGTGCAAGGGAAAAGTACGGCAATGATTGGATTGAGGAAG ATGGTACTGGATATGCTGAAGACGGCCGCGATTTTTTCGAAGATGAGGATGACTATTCTGAAGATGAAGTTGCAGACAAGAAAgataaaagcaagaaaaatagcCGCAAGCGTCTACGAGACACTGAAAAACCAGTGAAGGGAAAGGGTTCAATACGTAATCTCTTCAGTAATGCTGTGCCCAAGAAGACTCAAATGACATCATTGGCTGAAGATAATATACTGGCAGATATTTTAGGCGAATTACACGACAAACCCAAAAGTTCAACTTCAAAAGCTGCTCAAGGTATTTCAGAGACGGAGCCAGCACCTAAAAAACACATAGCACCAGCACGAATTTTAAGCAAATCAACCAGAAAATCTGACGCTACACTTGCTAATGATTAcatgaataattttataaataatataaaaatggcgGAAACAGTAAAAAGTGCTGACAAAACTAGTGACGATGAATTATTGGACAGTATTCTCAAACCGAAACCTACAGTgcctaataaaaagattttggaaaaatcgaaagaGGTCTTTGAAAAGACAGACATAGCAAAACAGGTGAAAGGGCTGGCGCCCGTTAAAGAAACTGTTGCGGTTCCAGCCGAAAAGGTGGTAACAAATTTGTCTGAAAAGCCAGTCGAAAAGTCAAATGTTGCAATCGACACGCCGTTAGGTGGAAATGACTTCCCAGATGATGATATCGACTTTAGTAGTTTGCAAGACAGCAATGCTCAATTTGAGAAAGTTACGGTGGACGCAAACGACGTAAGTGAAGTCTCGCCAAAGAAAATTATACAATCAAAAGTAGCGCCTGTGAAAGATGCTGACGACTTACAAAACTTATTAAGCAACTGGGAGCAAATATGTCAGATGGACAACTTTGAGGAGGAAACCACAAATGGTGAAAATGATTCAGCAATGAATGCGACATGTAAAGAAGATACAATTAAATTTTGGTATTGGGAAGCCTGGGAAGACCCCAATAAATGTCCCGGCGAAGTTTTTTTGTTCGGCCGCTCATCAGAAAACAAATCCATTTGTGTGCGAGTTGGAAAGATAGATCGCGTACTGTACCTTTTACCAAgaaaatat TTACTCGACCCAATTACTAAGGAGCCGACAGACAAACTTGTTCAATTAAGCGATTTATATAAGGAATTCGATGAGGAAATTTCTGTAGAACTTAAATTAGATGGATTTAGATCTCGTAAGGTTACCAAAAACTTTGGCAATCACTCTATTGGCATTGATGTGCCGCAAGTTTGCGACTATATGGAG ATACATTACGACGGCAAAAAGCCGCCaccaaatttaaagaaaaaatataattcaattgCCCATATTTTCGGAGCCAACACTACGGCACTAGAACGCTTTCTGCTCGACCGAAAAATTAAAGGTCCTTGCTGGCTAACACTGAAGCAATTCTCAACAAATCCCGCGCCAATAAGCTGGTGCAACTCTGATGTCACCGTTAACGATCCAAAGTCTATCGTACTTACGGAAGAACTCAAACccgcaccaccaccaccacttaCACTGCTCACATTAAACGTACGGACGGCGCTTAATCCCAAATCACTTAAAAATGAAATCTGCATGATTTCCATGCTGGTACACAATCGCTTCCACATCGATCGACGCGCGCCACAACCTGCTTTCAATAGGAGTATGTGTGGTATTACTCGCCCGGTAATGGCTGCTTGGCCATTCGATCTCAAAGCTAAGTTAGCAAAATTCAAAGCTATAAATGTCGTGAAGCATGACAATGAGCGAGCGCTACTGATGTGGTTCCTTGCAATGTATCAACAAGTAGATGCCGATTTAATAGTCACATTCGATGCCATTGATTGCCAGTTGGATGTGATTACCGATCGCATTTCAGCACTCAAAGTGCCGCAATGGTCTCGTTTGGGCCGCGTACGCTTGTCTGCACACGGCAGTGGTCGCAAGTGGCTCGATTTCTTCGCAGGTCGTATGGTATGCGATGTTAAAAGAACAGCTTCTGAAGAGAAAATCAAAGCGCGTTCTTATGATCTGCAGACATTGTGCCAGGCCGTATTGGAAATTAAAGAGAACGAACGAATGGATGTCAACGATGAAGACTTGCTACAATTATTCGAGACAG GCGATGGCGTATTGAAATTAATAACACTAACTATGCAGGACGCTTCCTATATACTTCGCATGATGTATAAACTAGACCTTTTGCCTCTGGCTTTGCAAATAACCAATATCTGTGGCAACACCATGACGCGAACACTACAACACGGACGCTCCGAGCGTATTGAATTCTTACTGCTACACGCCTTTACCGAGAAAAACTATATAGTACCTGATAAGAAAAAGCGTGAATGGAGCGAAAACAATACGACTATTATTGATGGTGAGGGCAATGAGACATCAGCGCCGGCAGCAAGCAGTGGACGTAAAAAGGCTGCCTACTCAGGCGGCATGGTGTTGGATCCTATAGCTGGCCTCTATGATAAATACATACTGCTTATGGATTTCAATTCGCTTTATCCTAGCATTATTCAAGAGTATAACATATGTTTCACTACTGTACAACAACCGTACAACAGCGATGATTTGCCACAATTGCCTGATTCAAATGTAGAACTTGGTATACTGCCTCAACAATTGCGACGACTGGTGCAGTCACGTCgtgaagtaaaaaaattaatggcgAAACCGGATGTTGCACCCGAGTTGCTCAAACAGTACGACATACGTCAGTGGGCGTTGAAAATCACTGCTAATGCTATGTACGGTTGTTTGGGTGCAGGTCACTCGCGCTTTGCCGCACAGCATTTAGCGGCGCTGGTAACGCACAAGGGCCGTGAGATTCTTATGAACACAAAGAGTTTGGTACAGAAAATGAGCTACGAGGTAGTTTATGGCGATACAGATTCAATAATGGTGAATACGAACATACTGGATTATGATCAGGTCTTCACGATTGGCAATGGCATCAAGCAGAGCGTGAATAAAATGTACAGGCAAGTGGAATTAGGCATCGATGGCGTTTTCAGTTGTTTGCTGCtgttaaaaaagaagaaatacgCTGCTATGATTGTGGAGAAAGACACAAAGACTG GTGCATTGAAAAAGGTGCAAGAGCAGAAAGGTCTAGACATTGTACGCCGCGATTGGTCACAACTAGCTATAATGGTCGGCCGAATCGTACTTGATGAAATACTTTCCGAAAAACAACTCGATGAAAAATTAGATGCCGTGCATTCACATCTCGAGAAGATACGTGACCAAGTGGAAACTGACGCCGTACCATTACCAATGTATATCATAACGAAGCAGCTTTCCAAAGCACCCACCGAATTCAACAATGCCATCTCACAACCGCATGTACAAGTAGCATTGCGTATGAATAGCACGCGCAATCGGCGCTACAAGAAAGGCGACATGGTGGACTATGTGATATGCCAAGATGGTACAAACAATCCAGCTACACAGCGCGGTTACCACCTGGACGAGGTGAAGTCGAGCGAAACGCTGAAATTGGACAAGCAATATTACCTGGCGCATCAGATACATCCGGTGGTCACGCGTATGGTGGATGTTTTGGAGGGCACAGACGCCAGTCGTGTTGCCGAATCGCTGGGCTTAGATCCCAGCAAATTCAGAGCGGCTGCACAGAg agcaCATCAAGAGCGTGTCGAGGACACCACAGGCGAATCATTAGTGAAGACTACTTTGCAAAAATATCGCGAATGCGATAAATTCAAATTCGTTTGCATTGCCTGCAAATCCGAAAATATAGTGGCAACCGCTTTTCGGCCGAATGCCACTAATTCCCACGACGCTGTGCTGCAGAAATGTGTTAACACGGATTGTAGCACTGCGCCATATCAATACATTGTGGCCATACGCAATCGGCTGTTGCTTAGTATACGTTCGTACATTAAGCGTTTCTATCAGAATTGGCTGGTTTGCGACGATCCGTCATGCAATCAAAATACACGCTTTTATACGCATGTGACAGCGGGAAATCGACCCATATGCCCGTTTTGTAAGGCCGGTTCGTTGGTGCGTCAATATTCGGAGCGAAATTTATATCAGCAGTTGAGCTATTTTCAGTACATGTTCGATTTGAGCAAATACCAGCATAAAC ATGTGCCGCTCACACCAGAAACAGAAGCGGCTTACCAAATGCTCTTCGATACTGTGAATCAGCAACTGGAGAAATCCGCATTTTGCACAATATCCTTGGGGAAATTATTTAGCTATTTTAAGCCACTTGAGCAGAGTGATGAGATTtcgcataaaaaaattgaaattccacAACTGGAAACGCAGGTGGCCACTAGCCTAGAGTGA